agtttagGAACATCTGAAGTTCTGTGGTCGCCCACGTAAAGCAaaaatgtcacttttttttttttatctcagccAATCAGAATATTAGCAAGAATTCATCCACTCTAGCCTTTCATTTTGAGTGCGGGTAGTGTCCCATTGGAGCCACCCAAGGAGCAGTTAGTCCACAGAGCACCGCTGGAGGACCATGAAGAGAGGCCGTGAATGGGCGAGGAACCGAATGAAGCGAGATTGAAATGGAAATCAGGCGGAAAGAGGGGGgcgggttctctctctctctctctctctctctctctctctctctctctctctctctctctctctctctctctcacacacacacacacacacacacacacacacatcgtggGGACGGACGCCGCCCAGACGGCATTACAGTCTTTCCCTTCAGACGAGGCAAGATGTTGATGTGGGATGCCACCTGCGTAAACACCTTCTGCAGCACCCACATTAATGACTGTGCCTTGGCTGCTGGGGCAGCGGCTCGCGCCGCCGAACATCGCAAGCGCCATCGCTACGAGGACCTGGCCCGGAGGTATGATTTCTCACCGCTTGCTGTGGAGACTAGCGGTGTGCTCGGGCCAGACTTCAGTGACTTACTGTATGATATTGGTAGAAGAATCACCCAACGCAGCGGGGAGCCTCGAGAGACAGGTTGGCTGCGGCAACGCATCAGCCTTGCTGTAGCGCGGGGCAACGCAGCTGCAATCTGGGCCCCATTAGTTGCCGAAAGGCCCACTATAAATCATATTTTGTacccatatgtataaatagtaaagttgttttgcctgagtgaatgcctatgtacgtgcttgtacgcatgccagtatgaaagtaggaaaaaaaaaaaaaaacacacacacacacacacacacacacacacacacacacacagagagagagagagagcataaagagATATTTACTttctaaaaagagagagagagagagagagagagagagagagagagagagagagagttaaaggtgACGAATGGCCATCAAAAGAATTGCCACATAAAATATTCAAGGAAGACAGGCATGAAGAAAAGGGCTgcggtgaggaaggagaggtaggagTGGGGCGGAGCGGGCAGCGTGCGTGCATCCTGATAACACCCTGCCTGAAGTGCCTCGCCAAGCGTATAAGTTTGTGTCACGTTCTTTATTGAAAAGGCTTTTACTAAGTTTTTTCTAACTCTTAAGACTGTATGCCTGGGTTACATAAGAGCACAAAAGCAAACGGGAAGCTACAAGGATTGATAAGGTTGACATAAACACAACTACAGCATCTATTATCTATCTTCTCCCAAAGTTCTCTAAAAACTTTGCACTAACAACCTGGATTAGCTTTCTTCTCTAAATCTTTTATTCGGAGTTGCGTTTGCCTCGTAACATCGTTGGTCATGAAAAATTAGTAAAATCCTAAAGCCGGGTATCGACACACGAACAAAGCACCGTAGCATAAGAAGGCGGTGCTGCACGGCCAAGATATATGTTCCAAGACGTGGAAAGAGCGTGAGCATAAAGGAACCGCGTCGTGTGGTAAACATTCACGCGTCCCGCCTTTGTTGCTTTGCGGTTAGGCTTGCATTCATAagagctttgttctctcaccacgactatgctcaaaggctacagagattattcgtcccgttttttttttttttttttttttagcactaTTTTCAAATAAGGCAAAATGTAACTagttttcatgcttttcattacGAAGTATCCCTTCTAACGTTTGATTTTCTAGGATATACTAAATAAATATGTGTTCACACATTTCTCATTTAGGCTTTATAAGATTCTTGGCAAAATTTTGAAATCGTCACAATTTCCAAATAATATAAATTGTACTgctttttcatgcttttcattacaagatttttcttcctcctcctcctcctcctcctcctcctcctcctcctcctcctcctgttggaATAAAAATACGATAATGGACAGGTTAGCATAATTTATACGTTAAGTTGTCCAATACGCAAGCATGTCTGTCCCCATGCAGCCTTACATGCGTGAACACCTTCAGCAGACACTACCGTCACCACTTGCCACCAGCCGCTTCGAATCATTCACAGAGCTTCTCAAATTAGCATAAAGCCACGAAAGCTGATCGGAATTGCCGGACAGATACATTAGAGCCATCAGAGGCTTGTGACTGAGGCGCATCTTGCAAACTTGAACTTTGCTGGTGTCTGGTGTTGTCAGTGATACGGTTCGTCAGGTAAGTTTGAGACGTTTTATTTGCAGGGCGAGCGTTGCATAAGGCCTTCCAACTTTAAAAACCCTCTCATTCCCACTGTCGACCTCCAAGATATGGTTAATGTTGCCTGTTTAGTGATGTGAACGTAAAATTGTTTGATCTAAGAAAATTCGCGGAAACAGcctgaaaaaaaagtcaggaggATGAAATTACCTGTGTACTTGTTAAGTATATGGAATGCACGTACGATAAACTCTCTTTGTCGGCAGCAGTTGTACTTGCatgtaaatgaaaacaaaatatgataGTCTCTCCTTTATCGTACTGAAAAATAGGCAGAACTTCGCGACTTTTTGTATAAACTATTTTTTGCGACTCAAGTTCAGATTCATCCTGAAGTTATCATCATGAAAATATTATAATCCACGATGCAGTTACGAAGAGTAGCGAGAACCATTATATACGAGTATTTGCCTCACCCCTCTGCGGACATCCGGTCGATGACAATGAATAAACAGTTAGTAGATGAAATTATAAATATGTCGAACTATTTAATTGATATGCCAGTCCACAGCTATGATCGCCTGGCATGACACTTTACATTATGTAGCATACCAGAGGAAGGATTAATTGCGAGGTTACGTAGTTCATTAATCCGCGGCTAATTGAAATCTATGCTTCTGCTGTAATTAGCCTGATGTAATCACAAGCAAGAGACGAAGTgatgataaacagagagagagagagagagagagagagagtgtgtgtgtgtgtgtgtgtgtgtgtgtgtgtgtgtgtgtgtgtgtgtgtgtttcgcttttatatatttatccctAATTATACACGTTTATTAGTaatcgtagaaaaaaaaaataagcttggCCGTCATCATTAACACAAAATACAGGTTTAAGTTTccatggataaggtggtgagcgtgggatcgggcagacgtccacgcgtaggttcgaatcccaccacatacagccttaaaacactgccatttgtcgagtggtttaaagttacctacatgtcaccatgatacccaggttctatgtggttacactcaagatgagcttgggtggtgatatgggccctaatataggtaccactataaataaaattgcctgcgccactaatgggcggaagctgaacagcgcttcccatacactcttcaagtgtgcctacaggcgctataggccttgccgtaaaaataaaaattataataaaaatctgGCAAATCATTATTAAGAaagaagttaaccccttcagtaccatggcgcatttccatattcgttctgcttactatttggtgactttacacagcttcagaaactcatgtgggagattaaaaatagtgaagactgtgatcattaatcttcccatatccatagacccttcctaatgtcaataaaatggtctaatctcaaggtaaagttgtgtcccagtattgaaggttaAGCTGACCGTCCACGAAAACAAACCTTCATACTTCCCGCCCTCAGCTGCCATGATGAATAAAGCCGCCCTCTACTGGCAGACTTGATAAACTTTCCCATCCAACCAATCACAGGCCTGGATTTGCTCACGTGTTCAGCTTTCTGCCTTATCCGGCCATTTGTTCTCCGTCAAACGAGGTGAGTTGAATTCCTACCGGCAGACACACGAAGGGATAATACACTGCATCTGTACGTacgtatattttcttctctgtgaGTACAAGATCACGACACCACAATTGTGCTTTCACGATATTTTGCTCTTGAAAATACGTAGTGTAACTGTGGTATGGTAAACAGTGTAGTGAGAAGACGAGACATGCTTGGAGGGGAAGAGAACCATACTTGCTATAAAAATGAAGTTGGTACGAGTTTGTTTCGATAGAATTCATTAACGTTAGTGATAATTTTGGGGACCTTCTTTGTTAATTAAAGTATTAGTTCAGCATTAACACCTGCTATAACTAAGTAGTTTTGCCAGTGAATAGCTGACGACAATTAACTTCCGTCACTCGTTAATATGCAGTGTTACCAATTCTCTGTATTCCCTGAGGCAGCTGTTGTCCCTCAAGAGAGCTGCATTAATCCCTTTAGCCGGCAGGATGAAACGTCTGCTGGTCTCGTCTCCGATACCAGAAACGATTATAACTGTAACCGGAGATGAAAGGCTGCAACAAGTATGTGTTCCCGTCTTGTATCAGGATGAGACGTATCACGTGAAGAGAGCGAGAGGTGCAACTTAAATATGGAATTGTAGGTTATCTATAAACTAAGAGGAAGGGAATTGAGGCATAGCAAAGTGACAGGCGTTATCAGTAACCTTTGATGAGATGAATTCCCATCAGATTGTTCCCTAGAGCTCTTGACAGCGACTTCCTTCCTGCATGGCGGCTGGGATAGATAACCGTTACCTCATACCGGCATTCCAGTAATTCGTAGCGGACAGTGCGTGTATATCTGTAATGGAAGATATGTGATTTGCAGCTTGACgctatccctcctctctctctctctctctctctctctctctctctctctctctctctctctctctctctctctctctctctctctctcaacaattctTGAAGCAATTCTCTCGCCTGATGACAGTTTAACTGCCTGGTTGCCGAACAATGTGAAGCTTCAGTGAGTGGAATGTAGTGACATTAagctgtttctcttttatttaaaagCTTACAATGGAGAAGTTTGCATTTCATTATTTAACCATTTTTAAAAAGTTTGGGTGCAAGCCAAAATTTTGCCTTATTATTAGAGAGTATTTCAAGtaatttttgttgatatttagaAAGATCGTTGCAGCTTACTTGAGGCTCCAGAGAGGTAAAACCTACCGGCCAAGAGATTATTACTTAAGGTTACTATAATCTTTTGTGGGTGTCTTGTTTTATTGCGTCCACTTAATACGTGAGGTCACTGACGTAATCTCACTTAATAACCTGGGTGGGAGGAGGCCGGTGAGGCTTTAGGACACTGCCTTCGACATTCCCATAGTTACTTGTAGTATAATGCTGCTATTTTTAAGAAGAttttacagaaaagaaaattatctcATTAGTGACGAAATAGATGGATGGGTGTTTCCGATACAGGTTTCGAGTGTGAAAGGCTTAGTTTCAGAGATTAAACCAGGATTTGAATATTCttagttaatctttttcttttcatcctaacCATGTATTTGAAAGTAGTGAAAAGAAGCATAGCTTTCTTGTTTAGTTAAATTAGGTAGAAATAACATTACAAGTTAATTTCaaggggaatctctctctctctctctctctctctctctctctctctctctctctctctctctctctctctctctctctctctctctctctctctctctctctctcctctctctctctctctctctcatccgcagTTGTTTGACCTCTCCGCCTGACAACCTCGTATTCACACAGGTCTCACAACTTCACAAGTGATGAAGCGTACCATACGTCGGACAAGGACTTCACTAAGGACGAGGCTATCCACTCGAGTACACCAGCGGCAGCGAAAGAAGACGGCAGGTGTAATAAGCAAACAACGAGCGTGGAGAGAACGGaaggtaatgatagtaatagtgatgaattggtggtgctctctctctctctctctctctctctctctctctctctctctctctctctctctctctctctctcatacgtatATAGAAAATTTGGTAAAAGTAGTGACGAAAGCCTGCTGGTGATGATAGAGTGTGGTCGATAACGATGAGTAAGCCATAGTGATTGGAGTGGCGGGGATGCTGgtgtaacagtaatgataatgtcaATAATGGAAATTGTAGTAAAGGGGTGGCAAACTGGATGACaaagtaacgtgtgtgtgtgtgatccctccttccctcccatccctcatcCCAGCGGACCGGACAAACTACCATAATCTGAAACTATTTGCATTTTTCCCTCAGAAACCAATCACGGTGCCGCAAAAACGGACGGGAAATAAAGATTGGATAAAAACGTCGATCAGAAGTATTGGGGGAATCACGGGGCGCGTTGACTCCCCTGGGGTGACGAGGGGAGGGAGACAAGTTGAGATAGGAAGCAGGTTGTAAAAAATTGCTGTCACCGTGAGTTACTTTGCCCCGTCCAGTCAAAATGATACGGTTTTGCTTATGTTTATCAATGCGCCTGATTTCTGTTTAGTTGAATGTGCTATTAAGGGATTAAGGTTGAGAAGCCATGACAGTCAAAATATTTACTGAACAATGTTTGATGCTCATAacagcgagagagaaaaaattaggtTTCACATTatgaacgctctctctctctctctctctctctctctctctctctctctctctctctctctctctctcaagcatgcCTTGGTGGATAAGTTATTCATGTTTTGATAATGAAAATTTCTTTACTACATAAACATGTAAAATTGTAACATTGTCTTAGTTCTCTATACTGTTTTGTTGGTAGTTGTCACTGATAGACCAGAAGAAACAAACACCACCCATCTGATGACCTGGCATGTTTCCAACAGTCTTGCCATTTCTCACCAAACATAACCATTAATGCACTTAACTTTTTCCAGTGATACATATATGATCAGTGCCTCACATCTTTCATTGAAGAGATAAGGACTGgaagttgttgtagtggtattTTGTTTATCCTGGGGTGATGTGATAGGGCTGACGGATGTTTGTGCTGTTTTTTATGAGGAATCCCAAAGGAAGGAATTGAATTGAACTGAATTAACAGATAAAATTATAAGTACCAGACAGCTTAGGTCATGTGGTGTTATGGATCAAGGAAATGAGGATCTTTTTAGGTTGATGGTGTGAGTACACCATCAGTGTAATGTTGTCTAGGGTGGTGTTTTGGTAAGGTTGTTAGAGTAAGTGTTCATATTGAGTGCAGATTTGTTTGTTTAAAAGATGATGTTATCTGGATCAAAAGTGTCGTGATTCTTTTTGGACATCTTTGAGACTTAGGGGGGCAGGAAAGGGAGCTTCAATGTAGAAAAGCTGTAGTATATGCTGTTAAGTACTTTACACAAGTAAGGAGGATATGTGAAACTGGGAGGAGACTATGACAGGTTGAATGTAATGTTGATCTTGCTATAAGGTAATAATATCCAAGTGGTGTGTGACCAATGCATAATCGTGTGATTATAGTTTCCCAATGTTCATATGTGTGTGCATGGAACTAGTTAGAAAAGAGTA
The window above is part of the Portunus trituberculatus isolate SZX2019 chromosome 14, ASM1759143v1, whole genome shotgun sequence genome. Proteins encoded here:
- the LOC123503863 gene encoding uncharacterized protein LOC123503863 isoform X8; its protein translation is MKGCNKSHNFTSDEAYHTSDKDFTKDEAIHSSTPAAAKEDGRCNKQTTSVERTEDSWRERWGWASCKAGVKCQFKEFTGRAAL
- the LOC123503863 gene encoding uncharacterized protein LOC123503863 isoform X7 codes for the protein MKGCNKSHNFTSDEAYHTSDKDFTKDEAIHSSTPAAAKEDGRCNKQTTSVERTEDSWRERWGWASYLLLSEVAPRRASFSLHTCRTYIHSASHRPTYSHWLR